A segment of the Collimonas fungivorans genome:
AACGGGCACAACGCGCATTGTGGCAAGCGGCGTGGTCGGCTCGTCTGCCTCTTGATTTTCGTCGAGGATGGCGCCCGCATGAACCCATAGTGCTCATCAGTGAGTCGGATTTTTGGGGATTAAATCCCATTGCATCCAGGAGGTCAGCATGGAAAGCCTGATGCAAAACCAAGTCATCCGGATTCTTTCTGGCCATCTTGAGGGGCTCTATCGCATGATCTTAGTCGAGGGGCGAATCGACCTGGCGGTGATGGCCAAACTGAGCTGTACAAGGTCAAGAGAGGGAAGCCGTAGAGGCAGGAAAAAATCCACCGTTCCAAAATCTCCGCGAAAGAAGGCACCACTGCCATTGGTTGGTGGTTTGATCTGGGTCCGTTATAGGGAGCTCGAAAGTCTTGATGCAGAACACATGCTGACAAGAGTAGAAATCGAGCCCGAGAAAAATTATTTCAATCCCATAATCGGAAACAGCGATAAAGAGCGCTATGAAAACCGTAAAAAGGTGATGGCAGGATTTCTTGACTACGACAACCTGAGAGACAGCATCCTTGCTAGCGAAGGGCTTGGGAGTTTGGTTAAGGAGGCGATAGAAAAATCGGGTTCTAGTCGGGCGATGGTATATAAATTCTGGTCGCTCCTATGCCGCTTTGGCATCAGCGAAGCAAGCCTTCGTCCTCGCAGTGCTCGCTGCGGGGCTCCCGGCATTCGCCGTCCCTGCGACCCAGGCGGTCGTAAAAAGGCAGGCCGAAAAACGACCAAGCAGCGGATTGCGAAAGTTTGTGGAATATCGCTACCTCCAGAACAACCTGGGATAAGTACCGTATGGCGCCAATTGATTATGGCGGCTGACCAAAAGATTCCGACGCCAAAACCCGACCATCCTGCCCGATATGTGCAGATACTCAACAGCCATTTTGTTCGACGATATCGCGTAGAAAACGGTGAATTGATTCCTCTTGAACTAAAAAAGGGCGAGTATCCCAACAGCAGTCAAGTGCGTCGGGTTTTGGCTGTCGAGGTGCCACGTCTGCAAAGATTATTAGAGAGAACCACCAAAGGTCACTTCTTGCGCAGTTTTAGGGGGATAACTGCGCACAATTGGAAGGGAGTCGCAGGCCCAGGACATACGTGGGCCATTGATTCAACGATCGGCGATATCTATCTTCGCTCCAGCGTGAACAGGGCGTGGGTCATTGGACGACCAGTGGTCTACATTATTGTCGACATTTGGTCTACTGCCGTAGTTGGCTTTTACGTATGCCTGATCGGTCCCAGTTGGGATATGGCGAAGATCAGCTTGTTTTCTGCCGCGGCTCCTCCTGATTTGATCGCCAGTCTCTGGCAATGCCAGCCAATGGAATGCCTCTCCCCGGTGCCTACAATGCCGGCGGCGCTGATGTGTGACCGTGGCGAATATCTGTCGCGTGCCGCCAGCGTGACTGGTTTTAAGCTGATTCCATGTATGTCGTACGCGCCTCCCTACCGTCCCGACCTGAAAGGACTGGTTGAGGTACTCCATCGCATCAAAAAGGACCGTCAGTATTTATGGATACCAGGGGCTATTGATGCACGCCGTGAAGAATACGAACTGCGACGATTCAATCCGCAGGATGCTGTCTTGACCGTGCGGGAATATGTCTGTTGCTTATCCGTGATCTTCAATGAGTATAATCTCACGGCGAAACGTAACGATCGGGTCGATACCCATATGGCGGCCGCAGGCGTGTTTCCGAGCCCGGCAGGCTTATGGCGTTGGGGGCACGAAATGGGCATCGGAACGCGCCGAACCTTCCCTCAGTCCGAATTGATCACATCACTTTTACCTAGCGAAAGTGCCATTGTGTCGCGCGCCGGCATCAGATTTAGCGGGCTACATTACGAGTCGGATCAGGTCAACGAAGAACAATGGACAGCTCATGTACGAAATTTTGGCAGTTGGAATATTCCTGCCAATTACTTTCCCGGGTCGGTATCGCGTATTTGGACTCCCAATGTAGCGGGAACGGGCCTTTTGGATCTGCAGCTTTCTGAACAAACACGTGCCTCACGAGACCAAACATTTGATGAGGTGCTTGACGCGTTCATGTTTGGCAAACTCAATCGCGCGGAAGTTGAGCACGCTAATGTACTGCTAGCAATTAAGTCTCGTCAAAAAATGGAATCTCTCATTGCCAGCGCACGTGCTCTCACGGACGAGGCCCTGGAGCGACAGCGAGGCGCTGTACCAAGCATCACGGAGTCTAGGCAGTTGGAAAGCAAGGTCGAAGGACAGTTACCGTCCGAACCAAAGGAGCCAAAACCGCCTTCTATCGATGAAGCCCAGGAGGCCTACGTCGATATGATGAAAAACGTGTTTGCGGCTGCAAACACTACGGGAGATTGACAATGGCTATGTCAATTCATGATCCGTATAAAGGCAACATCTTAGTCCAAGGTCTTGGGCCCATTTTGTCGCGCGAAGAAGCGCTGATAGCATTACTTCATTTACCACCATTCCCGGGAGACATGAAAGGTGTCCCGGTCCAGATCCGCCTACATTACTTAATGAGTCTGCGTGACTTGCATATTCCTTTCCTTGAAACCGCGCAGTTGCAGACGACAATGGATTTGATGACTCGGCAAGGATATCGGTATCGAGACCCCATGTTCGCTGAAACCTGGCGCATGATGGGAGGTGAAGTTGGAACGAGAAAACCTATTCGTGCGCCGGCGTCTGCGGCAGTCGTTGTGGGGTACTCTGGAACTGGAAAGACGGAAGCAGTATTGCGGGGGTTGAATACCAATCCTCAACAGGTCATTTTTCATGAGAATTTTCCACACATGACGCGTGGTCTATCGCAAGTTGTTTGGTTATCCACAGATGTACCTGCAAGTGGACGTACTGCCGATTTAGCGAGCAATTTGATGATGGCTTGGGATCATGTCGTAAGGGGAGAACGCTTCGCCCATTCACTCGCAAAAAATCGCCGTAATGGGGCCCAAATGCTTGATGAGTGGTGTCAGGTAGCGTCGAGTCATTTTCTTGGGATATTGCATCTTGACGAGGTGCAGAATTTCTTCAAGATTCAAAGTCTTGAACGTCGCAGGAAGCAGAAGGAAAACGACACCGGGCCAGAGTTGAGTATCGTGGAAGATGCCTGTCTTAAGGGGATATTGAATCTAACTAACAACTGGCAAATTCCGTTAGTTCTATCAGGCACGCCTGATGGTGTCGGTGCTTTGACGAAGCGAATGAGCACAACGCAAAGACTGGTGACGGCGGGTTATCATCCCTTGACGTACTTTGTGGATGCTAAGGATCCGCGCTTTTGTGAAGTGTTTTTTCCTAAGCTGTGCAAATATCAATACGTGACGAAAAAGCTGCCTGTAAGCGACAAGTTCGGTGAAAAGATCATAGAGCTCACCGGAGGTATTCCGCGTATCATGATTGCACTTTGGATTGCAGCTCATCGCGTGGCATTCGAACGATCTACGGACGATCTAATAGTTGAGGATTTCATAAAAGCGTCGGATACCTATCTTGCGCCTGTCGGTCCGGCAGTTGCCGCGTTGCGTTCAAATGATCCGAAGCGTATGGCCCGATACGAAGATGTGATGCTGCGAGACGATGGGTTCTGGGCCACATTTTGGACCCCGGTGCATTGATTTAAATGTAGAAATCACGATCAGATCTGACAAGATATGTCCAAGCGGGAGGATTGCAATTCGAGAAAAATGTCTTGTCAGATCCTTTTCCTTGAGTGGTCGACTCCACTAGTGCAAGGAGTTATTCACGATGCGTGTCTGATAGACAGCAATCATCGATCCAATAAAGTCGGTTTCTCTCATTCGAATTCCAGTGACTACCACTTGCCAGGCGCAATCTAAAATAAGAGAAAATGGATAATCTGTGGGAATAAGGTAAACCACGTGACACAAGTGTTCCGCGCACTGCAGAAGGCGACACTCTCGACTCTGAATGGCATACGGTTACTTTATGCCTCTGCTACGCCACCTCGAAAGCGGGGGTCACATAGTGGTGGGCACTGTTGGTGGCCTCAGATATGGGCCGCCTGAAGTTTAACGACTGCGGAAGACTACGTCTTTCGGGTTGTTTTTTCAGGGCTAAAAGAGCTTCGTCGGCCGAAGCAAATAAGACGCAACAAGCGAGAATGTAGGGTGTAGCTGAAAATGGCAACCCCGATGAGGAAAACACATCGTCCATTTTCTCCAGTTCCACACCCGGTACTTTATCTATGAAGACCGGTAATATGGTGCATAGCCAATCGTGCGGAAATTTAGCCAACACTTGGTCGCTTAACAAAGGTCTGGCAGGTCTAGCGGCACGTGCGCGCGAACGCCTGTCTCTGAAGCCGGCCTTTCGACGAAGCAACGCACGGACAGCGTTCAAATCAAACGGCCTTTCTCGCTCCAACAGAGCAAGCGACATAACGAGAAATTGCTGGATGTATGGGTGTTGTTGACTTAGTGCGGCCCATTCTTCACTCACCATTTTGCTATCTGTTATGAAGCGCGAAGGAGCATTTAAGAATGCCTCCCCGTTGTTTACATATCGCAATGGTTGAAGATGCTTTGAACACATTGTAACCCCCGGCAATTGATGGTGGCGTCGCCAATAACTCATGCCGTAACTTTCCAGATCCAATCTGATGCAATCACTGCAAAGATATGCGCCAAAACGCGCTGATCGCATACCTGTCTTTCGTACCGTCGACCGAACTTGAGTGCTGCCATGAGCCACATTGAATAGGCATGATGTGAACGATCGGTGTAATGGAATTATTGTATGGCGCTGAACAAATTGCGTGAGCTCCATATTGGCTGCACTGCTGAGATGATCCAAATGGCAGGTCTCACGGCGTAATGCTTTGGCGACGTTCGAGCATTGTGTGAGTAGATTAATTACCGCCGCTACAGATGGTAGGCCGTTTGCCCGCATGAGACGCCCCAAATAGGAGCGATCTAGTTCGTCCGGCAATGGCAAAAGTGTGATCATCAGAAATTCGCTTTCTCCAAGACAGGCTAAGTTTTACTTTCAGTGGGTGCCAGAAGTGCCAAGGAGCGAATAACCGCAGCAAGTGCTTTCGAATGAGCTGCGGTACCGTCCCATGTTTCCGCTAATGCCTCGACCAATTCTTGGTTGGCGCGAGTTGAGTCGACGGACGTCTTTTTTGCCATATTTTCTGCATAAATGCATAATTCTTCAAACACTCGGGACTGTCGTAGTCCTCTGCCATTTAAAATTCGGCTTACCTGCGACTGGCTGGCATGGATCGCAGATGCGACATCAGCTTGAGTGATGCTTTTGGATTTGAATACTAGAGCCGCTCTGAATGCGCGAGCCTGGGGATCTGTTTTTGTCATGGGTTAAGCATAGAAATATGCATATATGCATATTTCCACTATAGTTTAGATATCCGAAATGTCCAGTATCTAAACGAGCATGTCGATTTGACGACGGGATATATCGCGGCGTTTCAAGGCAATCTCAATGGCGCGTACGGTACGCGGTAGGCGATCCAGTGCTGATAATTTTGCTTTGAGTTCGGGGATTTCTTGATAGAGATGCCAAAGCATGAGCTTCTTCTTGCCAAGTGTAGGTCGCAGGACTAGCGCAGCTCGTTCCACTTCATGACTTAGCATCAAATCTCTCTCATCCCATTGCACTCTAGGCCGACGTTCGGGAGCACTGGCGTTGCGTGTGGGGGAGCGTTCGGTCAACCAGGCGCGGTCATTTCGATATAGCCACGCATATGCGCCGGGATTCATGTTGCGGATAAATTTCACACCTAAAGTTGCATTCTTTGCCACAAGAGCTGACCATGATGCGCGGGCAGCGTCCTGCGCGGCTTGGTACCGAGCATGTTGCCATTCGGCGTGAAGACCAATCTCTGTGCGGAGCACATGAGTCACCGTTCCGATGGATATATGAAAATTCTCTGCCGCATCAATTTTTTCCGCACCCTGTCGAAGTTGTGCAACCAGGGCCTGGCGGGTCTCCAGCTTTAACTTCTTTGGTCGTCGAGAGACAGTGACACCCATTTGTGCCGCCCACACCATCGCGGTCGCAGTATCAATATTGAGTTCTGCAGCGGCGGCCCGTACGGATCTGTGATCTTCCTGAATACGCTTAGCTAACTTCAGTTTTTTGTTGTCTTGATCTATTGTAGGGAGAGGTGTCGCGCGTTGGCAATTCGGTGCCAGACCGACACCAGGTTCGAATGCCGGCAATATTTGCTCATAGCTTCGAAAAAAATTCTCGTGGCTGCCGAGAAGCCAGTCGATCATCACTACGTGTCGCAATGGATGTGTTCCGGTACGAGGAGCTCTGAGGTGGCGAGACAACTGCTTATATGCTTCATCTACTGTTGCCGGAAGGGCAGAAAGCTCGGGAATCAATCGTAAGGTTTGCGTATGCTGCATGAAATCGATTGCAATTTCACGGAGTCGGAATCCACCCTGAGGCGTCAACAAATTTCGCTTCGCTAGTTCTGCGTGATAAAGCCTGTGCAATTTTGCCATGTCGATTCGAAATGCCGCATCGCTTTCTATAAGGCCCACTGTTAATTGTGTCAGCCGAGAAAAATCGTTAAGCGACGCATGATTTAAGTCTTTGAGGACCCGAGGTAACGGACGAAAATGTGTCTCGTCTGGCAGGTGCCATAAAAATCGCTGGACGCCACTGGACTTGAGGTTTGACTCTTGCAATGGCAAGCTGTGTATGGGGCATACCCACACTCCGGGGTATTGGTGTTGCAGGTGCCAATATGCCCAGCCCCATGTTTCACGGTCTTCGGACATGCACGTCGCGCAGGCTTTGAGTGGGTGATGCGCGCGAAATTGACTCGTCAATAATCCGAGTTCGAATTTTAGATTAGAGACTGTCGGGCCGCGCAGCGTGGCAACAACGCGAGCTTCTTCGCTCGCATTCATGAATTTCTTATAGTAGTGAAGTAAGGTACGCTCGGTACATATCTCGAGCGCTGAGCCAAAGCTATGTTCCGTACGCCTTACAAATTCGTCAATGCAACTTGGCAGATCGTGTTGACTACCGCTTCTAGAGCGACCAAATAGATAGATATTGGTATCCTTTGCGAACTGATGACCCCAAAAGTAATGATGGCGACTGATTAGACTGAACAGTGTTTCGCCTGGGAGCCAGGACAGTAATTCCGCGCTGTCGAATAAATCATGAGTGGTGTTCATGTCATTTGAGGCCGATTCATTATCGTTTAATGAGGCGTCGAGGCGAACGAACGGTACTTCCAAATGGGGATGTCACCTGGCACTTTGCGATCCAGTTCGGAATTTATGGCAGATTAAGCGCTAATTAATCCCATTGCTAGTCAGATCAAGTAGGAATATTCACATGACCATAAAAGTATTTGTTGATACTGAGTTTACCGATTTCATTGATACGCATCTGATCAGTATTGGCATGGCAGCCGATTCAGGAGAAGAATTCTACGCTGAGGTTCCGTACCCCGACCTACCATGTAGCGGGTTTGTCCGTGAAGCAGTTATTCCTTTACTGGGCCGCCTTCCGGGAGCCGCTTGTTCGGTTGATGATCTATACGAGAAGATGATTGTTTGGCTAAAAGATGTAAGGAAGGGGACGGAAGATGTCCAAATCTGTTTCGACTACCAAACAGATTGGGATTTGTTCGCCGATGTGCTGGACTATCGGATCCCACCGTGGTGTCATTCGCGTAGGGTTGGCAATCACATTAACGAGTTATTGCGCTGTGAATTTTACAAAAAGAATAATCTTCCCGAGCATCATGCGCTCTATGATGCATTGGCAAATCGACATGCCTTCCAAGAGGTTCCATCTTCTCTGATGCCATAGATAAAGCTGTCTTAGAATTGACAGTAGCATATGACTATAAAAACAGAAACTAGGATCGATCGACGTATGGCCAATAGCCGAAGCTGCCATGTCTGCGGTTTTTTATATCAGATGTGCCGAATTGCTCTAATGATTTGATAATTAATGGAGGAACTGATGGGGCTAGGACAGCAAAGGCACTCACTGTACTGCGGCTTGCGGGCTGGCCTCTGTTTCGAAGTATTGAACGGTGAAGACGTCCTATACATTAGCGACGTCCCTTTTGAATTGGAAAGGATCGTAGGCAACTGGATCTTTTCCTTGCCTGAGGACCTCCTTGAGCCCACATCACCTAATACCATTTTTCGCGAAGATCCAATTAGGGGCAGAGCGATAACCCGCGCCGTATGCGAGGATTTTATTACTTGGATGCTTGAAATACTCAAGGGTGCCCAAGAGCAGCCAGATTTTCAAGAAAAAGTGATGGCGATAAAGCGCAAAAAGGAAAATTTTTCCAACTAGATAATTGGGAGGAAGCAATGGCAGCCGAAGCTACTGAAAAAAATCGTGGTGCAAGCAACGTCAAAAGAGAAGAAAGATATTGTCGAAAAAAACTAGGAAACTTGGCATTTCAGTTTCTGAGTTAGTGCGGTGTGGGGCTAGAACATATACATCAGAGGCGGAAGATGATGAGTTAGATGTAGTTGCGGATGTGGCAAAGGCTGCGGCTGGGCGCGCATCAGACTCAATTGACGAGGTGCTGGCATTTGTTGAGGCCAGCCTCGTCATTAGACCGGCCGAATTTCGCTGGTGTAGAGCCATGTCATGCACTCTTACTCATTCGGCTTGCGGTGGCCGCAATATGTAAATGTTGATCGGGCTGATTGCATTTCCCTCTGCATCGCGTTTGCACCGATAGCCTTCCGTTTGGATCTGCGAACTGGGACTGACCGTTGCCTCGTCAGAACTTACGAGAATGTCGTTCACGTGAATTGCTAAGTAGGTCTTGTCGCCCGTTTGAAGACTGCCATATGAAAGCTTTGCTGTCTGCCCTTCTGGCAGCCGTTTCCAAATAGCATCAGAAAGAACAAGGCTCGATCCGTGTTCGTTGTAGGGCGCAAGGAATCGATAATTTAGGCGGCGAACACCATCAGTGATAGAAAACTTAAAACTAGACGCATCGATCGAAGACGGAGCATATTCAAGTATAGTGACGCCTTGATCCTGGCGTTTCAGTTTCAGTACTAGGTTGTCTTCTATGTGAGATCTAATCCGCGCCGTCCCTGAACCTCGTTCCATATTGGCTAGCGAAAGAGCATATAGGCGCGAAGCAATATCCGCATCCCTAACGTCGCTTCGTAGTTGTGCGTCCTTAATGTAATAGGACCGCGTTACTGAATGATCGCTGTTCGGCGCCGAGCGCCCCGAAAGCAAGTCAAAAATTCCACGGGAATCGTGCTTGCCTTGCGTGAACGGATCGTCGAATGACTCCCAGCAGTTTTGAGATAGCAGGCCCATTTTGTAGAGGAACTGCTCCGAGATATCGCGATAATTGTCTCCAACGCCGACCTCGTACGCAGCACCGATGTCCGAATGGGCGCCTGGCAATATAAGTAAATTGATCCGGTGAACGTTGAACGGATTTGTTATGCCAGAATTTGAGGGCGCCGTGGTGTCATGATCATCGCGGTCAATGACGGGAACGAAAAGTGAACGCGGCTCGTCTTTGGCAACCATGTGGATCAGGTAGTCGAGTGATGCAGGGAGTGACAGTTGCAGCGTATCCATCTGACCGGTAGAGACAGTATCGTAGAGCATTGCGTAGAAATGCGGTGTACCGTCCGGGGCAACAACCCCGGCGGATGACTTAGGCCAATCTTGTTCAACGATATTCATGAAGTGCCGCGCGATCGCTGCACCTCTGCTAAATCCGACCACAAATATCCGAATCTCGACGTTGGGATCGGCTGCCAACCAAGCAGATGCCTGAACGAAAAATTCGCGTTTAGCATGTTGGGCTATGCTGGTGCTGGTGTAACCGACAAGGCCATCGAGCCAATTCCTAAAGTATTCGTTTTGCATTCCTGGACCGGGGTAATAACGTGCCTCTATGCGTTTGGCGATGTGCGCCACAACTGTTGGTCGTTCGTCGACACTGACGCGGGTAGCATCATTCATCGTGCCGTCAAAGGCGACCTTGTATATTTTTACGGATCGACCGTCGAGCGGATGAGTGATCAAAGGAACGCTGGATTCAGGTTTCTTATAGGTGACCTCAACCAGTTCACGATCTGTGGCAGTGACGGCAATAGGGCGGCTACCTGAAAATATCGAGCACCCGCAAAGCAAGGCCGTGAGAGCCATCGCAGGAATATACCAACCCTTGAATGATTTTCGCTTAACAGAAATATTTAAGTAATTGAAGATATTGCGCATGTGTGCTGAATCCTAATTCGAATAGAAAAGCTATTTCTGTTCTGCGTTGCCGGCGATTCGAAAGGTACACGAAGCTGCGGCAATTAGCGGTAGCGCTAACAAAATTTGTCAGTTTCCCAGTCAAATCTTGTCCACATTTTGGTAGTACAAGTGCGGATCACTTCCAGATTTTTTAACTGGATTCGTGCGGCTACATGTTCGACATCGATTTGGCACGGATCGTGCCTATGGTATCTCACGACGATGAGTACATGCGTACTGGGTCGGTATTGTGCCTCCACATTTACCGTTCGAAACTCCTTCTGAAAAATAATTTTTCCCTTTTATAGGTGCAAAAATTCTTCTTGCGGACACTTTTATCTTTTGAAAAATATGACATCTCTTTCGAAAAAACAATTTTTCATAGCGGTCTCCGCCTGCCTGATACTCAGCGCGTGCGGTGGCGGCTCAAGTGATACTGGCACGGGCTCCACTTCAACTGGCACGGGCTCCACTTCAACTGGCACGGGCTCCACTTCAACTGGTACAGGCTCCACTTCAACTGGTACAGGTTCCACTTCAACTGGTACAGGTTCCACTTCAACTGGTACAGGTTCCACTTCAACTGGCACGGGGTCAAATGGATCCGGTGGCACATCGTCGGGAGGTACCGGCGGAACTTCCGGTTCATCTAGCCCCCAGGGATCTGTGGCTCCCTCCACAGGATGGGCCAACGTAAAAATGGGGGGGGGGGGCTATGTCCCCGGCGTCATCTACCATCCTACCGTAGCCAATCTGCGTTACGCCCGAACGGATGTCGCCGGCGTATACCGGTGGGACAATGGCAATTCCAAGTGGACTGCGCTCACTGATGGTTTTGGCCGGCCGGATGGCAGCAATGAAGGAGCCGAGAGCATGGCTGTCGACCCGACGAATGCCAATAAGGTCTATATGACGACGAGCATGTCTGTCTCATATGGAAACGGACGATTCTATTACTCGTCCAATCAAGGCAACACGTGGAACTACGTGAATCTTCCGTTCCCGGTCGGTTCCAATGACCAGGGCCGTGCGATCGGTGAACGGCTGATGGTCGACCCTAATCTACCCTCGACATTGTTTTATGCGTCGCGCACGGCAGGGCTGTGGAAAAGCACGAACTACGGGATGAACTGGAGCCAAGTGACATCGCTGTCTCCGTACGTGATGACGACCAACGACATCTCGGGTTCCACCAGTGGGAGTCCGATTGGGGTGGAGTTCGTCACATTTGACACCACCGTCCCGACGACTGGCTTCACTCCCACCGGGAGCGCCACCAAAACCATCTACATCGGCATCGCTCCCGACTACAAAGGCCTTGCGGGGCTTTCGTCCTACCTCTACAAGTCGACCGATGGCGGCGCCACTTGGGCGGCAGTATCAACCCCCAGCGTCGTGACGAGCGCCATAGGAAGTAACCAAGTTCATATTCCGCACCTGGCGCGCGCCGCTGATGGAATGTTCTATGTGCCTTTTACCACTGGCGCGGGGCCAGCCAGCGGTGCGCCTTCGTTTCTTTATAAGTTCGATGGCAATAATTGGACGCAACTGATCTCCTCCGCCTCTGGGTACTATGGTGGCATTGGAGGTCTCTCAGTTCAGGGTACCGGTACGAGCACCAAAATCGCTTTTGGCGTATCAGGCACATGGGGCGACGGCACCTGGGTTCAGATAGTGATGCGCTCCGCTGACGGCGGGCAAACCTGGGCCGAAATCGGCAGGTCAGGCGACTCCAACGGATCCCACAATTATCACGATGCGAGTGGGACCACTAGTGCGGCCAGTCCGAGTTACTGGGGGTGGGTCGACGACCTGAAGATCGATCCTTTCAATGCCAATCATGTGTCCTATGTGGTTGGCGGCGGGGTTTGGTCGACAACCGAAGCCTTCTCGACACCGACCCCACACTGGACCTTTGACGTCAACGGCATTGAGGAAATGGTCAACCTTGCGATGATGGCGCCACCACCGGGAGCTTCGTACATTCTGGCCAGCGGGCAGGGAGATACCGGTATTTACGTTCATACATCCCTGACTGCCGCGGCAACCCGTTCACCAAACCTGGGAACGTCGCCCCTTTGGGGCGGCGGCAACGGGACCGGAATCGATATGGCCTGGAATAAGCCGTCCTATATTGCAGCGGTAGGAACCATCGCGACGTCCAAAGGGGCATATTCAACCGACTCCGGCGTCACCTGGACGAATTTTCTGACCTTGCCGCCGTCTGCATCGGCTGCTGGCGATGAATCCAAAGTGGCGGTAACGGCCGATGGTTCCAATGTGATCTGGGCGGTCGCGGGCAAGGTTCCCTACTACACTACCGACAATGGTGCCAGTTGGACTGCAACCAACCTCCCGACTCCGGTGGTGGCCTATCATATTGCAGCCGACCGAAAAAACCCGCTCAAGGTGTATGCCTACGAACACGGGGGGAATTGGTGGTATCCGTCAAATTCTGGGAAATTCTATTATTCAACGAACGGGGGACATACCTTCACCGCCAGTTCGCAGACCTGGGGGCCAAACGGCAACAACGTGACCGATTTGGCGGTGAATCCATTCGCCGAGGGCGATGTCTGGCTGGCCGACGCCAACAACCTGTGGCATTCCGTTGACTCCGGGGTCACCTGGACCAAGCTGACCGCAATGGCAACGGTAGGGGTGGAATACACGAATGTGCATGGCGCCATCAAGGTCGCTCTGGGAGTGCCTGCGGCGGGTTCCAGCTACTCGGCGGCTGTCTACCTTGTCGGCACGATCAATGGAACAGACGGGGTTTACCGGTCCGACGACAGGGGCGTTACCTGGGTCCGTATCGACGACGACAATCACCGCTACGGTGGCGTTTCGCGGATCGTAGCCGATACTAGCGTCTATGGCCGGGTATTCATGGCTGGTCGGGGAATGATCTACAACTACTGAGTTAGCTTCAATCCGGAATGTCGTTGAACTGATGCGGCGACACTCCGGTGTATTTTTTTGAATTGGATATGAATGTCGTGTCCGTATAGCGATCTAAATATGACAGCTAACGCGCCTCGAAACGTCAAAAGGTCGCCTATCGCGGCCAAATGGACATTCCATTTTCAATGTTATTTCCAAGTATATTAAAAGGCCAGAGCGTGCACAATCCTAGGAACGAAGACGATGATAAACTTTCACCGACAGTTCTGGACACAAGCGATACCGGTGGCAATGAGTGGTATGCCAACGGCATGTCCCGCCGTAATTTCATGTCCAGTATCGGCATCCTGTTACTGGCGGGTTGCGGTGGCGGCGGCGACATGTCAACCGCGACAAGCGTTGGCGATACTGGCGCTACGCCCGCCACCCCGGTGCCGGCAGCGGCGCCAGTCGTACCTGCAAGCCCCGGCGCGGCACCAGTTACAACCATAACGTCAGTTACAACCACGACGCCGGAAACCACACCGGAAACCCCCACGACTCCGGCCAGTACTGCATTTGTTCATCCAGGCCTGCTGCATACCCAGGCCGATTTTGACCGCATGAGCCAAAAGGTGAAGGCGAAA
Coding sequences within it:
- a CDS encoding AAA family ATPase, whose product is MAMSIHDPYKGNILVQGLGPILSREEALIALLHLPPFPGDMKGVPVQIRLHYLMSLRDLHIPFLETAQLQTTMDLMTRQGYRYRDPMFAETWRMMGGEVGTRKPIRAPASAAVVVGYSGTGKTEAVLRGLNTNPQQVIFHENFPHMTRGLSQVVWLSTDVPASGRTADLASNLMMAWDHVVRGERFAHSLAKNRRNGAQMLDEWCQVASSHFLGILHLDEVQNFFKIQSLERRRKQKENDTGPELSIVEDACLKGILNLTNNWQIPLVLSGTPDGVGALTKRMSTTQRLVTAGYHPLTYFVDAKDPRFCEVFFPKLCKYQYVTKKLPVSDKFGEKIIELTGGIPRIMIALWIAAHRVAFERSTDDLIVEDFIKASDTYLAPVGPAVAALRSNDPKRMARYEDVMLRDDGFWATFWTPVH
- a CDS encoding 3'-5' exoribonuclease, yielding MTIKVFVDTEFTDFIDTHLISIGMAADSGEEFYAEVPYPDLPCSGFVREAVIPLLGRLPGAACSVDDLYEKMIVWLKDVRKGTEDVQICFDYQTDWDLFADVLDYRIPPWCHSRRVGNHINELLRCEFYKKNNLPEHHALYDALANRHAFQEVPSSLMP
- a CDS encoding TnsD family Tn7-like transposition protein translates to MEVPFVRLDASLNDNESASNDMNTTHDLFDSAELLSWLPGETLFSLISRHHYFWGHQFAKDTNIYLFGRSRSGSQHDLPSCIDEFVRRTEHSFGSALEICTERTLLHYYKKFMNASEEARVVATLRGPTVSNLKFELGLLTSQFRAHHPLKACATCMSEDRETWGWAYWHLQHQYPGVWVCPIHSLPLQESNLKSSGVQRFLWHLPDETHFRPLPRVLKDLNHASLNDFSRLTQLTVGLIESDAAFRIDMAKLHRLYHAELAKRNLLTPQGGFRLREIAIDFMQHTQTLRLIPELSALPATVDEAYKQLSRHLRAPRTGTHPLRHVVMIDWLLGSHENFFRSYEQILPAFEPGVGLAPNCQRATPLPTIDQDNKKLKLAKRIQEDHRSVRAAAAELNIDTATAMVWAAQMGVTVSRRPKKLKLETRQALVAQLRQGAEKIDAAENFHISIGTVTHVLRTEIGLHAEWQHARYQAAQDAARASWSALVAKNATLGVKFIRNMNPGAYAWLYRNDRAWLTERSPTRNASAPERRPRVQWDERDLMLSHEVERAALVLRPTLGKKKLMLWHLYQEIPELKAKLSALDRLPRTVRAIEIALKRRDISRRQIDMLV
- a CDS encoding TniQ family protein, yielding MITLLPLPDELDRSYLGRLMRANGLPSVAAVINLLTQCSNVAKALRRETCHLDHLSSAANMELTQFVQRHTIIPLHRSFTSCLFNVAHGSTQVRSTVRKTGMRSARFGAYLCSDCIRLDLESYGMSYWRRHHQLPGVTMCSKHLQPLRYVNNGEAFLNAPSRFITDSKMVSEEWAALSQQHPYIQQFLVMSLALLERERPFDLNAVRALLRRKAGFRDRRSRARAARPARPLLSDQVLAKFPHDWLCTILPVFIDKVPGVELEKMDDVFSSSGLPFSATPYILACCVLFASADEALLALKKQPERRSLPQSLNFRRPISEATNSAHHYVTPAFEVA
- a CDS encoding helix-turn-helix domain-containing protein; amino-acid sequence: MTKTDPQARAFRAALVFKSKSITQADVASAIHASQSQVSRILNGRGLRQSRVFEELCIYAENMAKKTSVDSTRANQELVEALAETWDGTAAHSKALAAVIRSLALLAPTESKT